AAACTGATATAGTTTGAGTTTGGAGAACATTAAAGCACTTAAGCTGATATTTTCAGATTTCTAGATACTTGTGTAAACACTATAATTCCAGAAAGAaggtcaaataaaattaaaaCAGGTAGTGAAGCCATTAGCAGTCTAATCTATTACGTATTTTTAGAATTATTCATCAATGTTGATCTATGTTTCTTTCATTCTTTTATAAAGTAAAATGTATGACTGTTTTGTGGCTGTTATCAAAATGAATTGTAGTTCATTATGGTTACAAGGGAAATTATAGAGTTGGGCACACATTTAAGAAAGTTGAAGTAACAGATGCAACATGTttcattaaatataaattaaaacgaCAGGAGTTTAAACCCATAGCCAAATTCAAAGACAGGGTTGCAAAATGAAAATCTAAACCTTTGGATGTGATATACAATACTTAAATGCCCATAAGCAAGATTTCATATGTCTTGGAGACCTCTCAGTCCCTCACCATGTATCAAGTCATGCCAAGTCAAGAGTTCTGATGGTACAATTTGTCTTGGGATGATTTGATGCATAGGCAAGATGTATACATTGACTTTTTGTTTGTAGGCATTCTGGACCTTGTGGATCACATCCATTGCTTTGGATTTTCATTCTGCAACCCCCATCTCTATATTCATAAGTCTGCCTAAAGTTCTCATGGTACCCTTACATTACAACTCTACTTACACACAACCACCTTAATGTCGATGGAAATAAGACCACGATATGGATGGAAAATTAAGAAAAACCAATAAATATAAGTACTCACCAGATAAATATTTCAACCACTAACTTCTAAATTCCGTAAGTGAATGGATTGCTAACTTTGAATCTATATCATTTACTGTGATATTGAATTGGATACAGCTTCTAAATAATCTATAGATGCAACCTATTGAAAAAACAACCTTCGCATGAGCCTCCCCACGAGCACCCATAAATGTGCTCTTTTTAGAAAAATGGACCAAGTGGAAAATTCcccttttttataaaaaaataagtttgtgagCACCAAGTTTGATATTTTCTAGACACTTTTTCCCCCGGTGATAGTTCATTTTGGACTTAGTACCCACACAATGCAAATAGAGTTTAATCTTTACAAAGATATGAGAACACATGACAACAGGTGATACACAGAAAGGAAAGTATTGGCACTCACCAGAGTCACTTGTTGGAACTCCTCAATTCTGTCAGCAGTTAATAAGTTGTTAAAGTTCTTCATACACCTGATCTTCATGATCATAAGATCTCACTATTGGAATGTGCTTCGCTTTCAGTCTATCTGCCCCTCCCTGTCTCCGTAGCCTTTGCACAAAAGCTTCAGGCATATCAAACAAGTGGAGCTCTTTGAGGTTTATCAGTTGCTCAATGCCAAGAGGCACCACCTTCAACTGCACACAATGCCTAATATACATCTTTTGAAGATTTGGCATTGCTCCATCTAGTATTACATAATTCAAATTATCCAACtgttctaaatccaaaattttcagCTTTTGAAatcctcctttttgacaacataaTTTAACACCATCATATGCACGGATAAGTGTGAGTTCTACCAGATTTGGAAGAGCTTGAAGAACTCCGAGTGAATCCTCTTTCAATTTAGACCACCTTAGGCGCATTCTAACAAGGTTTTGGAGAGTGGAAATCCAATCTGGTAAAGTCTGCAAGGGTCCTCTCAAATATAGACGTTGTAGATCTGATGGGGGAGATTTTAAATATTGCAGGTCAAGAAACTCATCCATTCCAATTGACGTCACTGAGATAGAGCGAAGGTTGTTCATTCTCTCAATGGAAGCACAAAGGTTTACCCCATCTTCTGTTCTCAGTTTCACTATGCCCAACCTCCTTAGTTGAGTTAGGTATCCGAGTTCTCTAACTATGCCACTGTCTTGATTTGCCTCTATGTATGTTAGCTTCTGCAAATCTCTTAGTCTGCCTATCCCTTGAGGCACCTTCACACCATTTGTATGATAGAAAGGCGGGTGGCGACCAGTGTAATAGTGATATGCAAGAAGATGGCGCAAACTTTGGAGTTTGAGGATCTTTGTCGGCAATTCAGAAACATAGGTGCCCTTCAGATCTAAAGTTTCTAGGTTCTTGAGCTTTCCCAAGGATTTTGAGAGTTTGTTGATCCTCGTATTTCGCAAACTCAAGTACCTTAAGTGGAGGAGCTTCCCGAATTctatttggatcctctcaattggtGCACCTTCCAAATCCAAGACCTTCAATAATCTAAAGCTGTAAAATAGGTTGCGCATAGAAGAGGCTGACAGGGCATTAGCACCAATCATGAACAGAGCACGAAGGTGAGACAAGCTTGTATTTTGTAGAACATCTTTACCAGTGTTATGTATTGATAAGCGTCGAATCCTTCCATGCATATGTGTTTTTTGTCTGAATAGAGATGTGCTGAAATTCTCCTCCTTCGATTTCAAGAGAATAATCTCATGGATAAGATCATGTACCCGACAACTTCGTACTCTTCCATAATCATAATGCTCCGCCACTTGAACCATGTTTCGATCAATGAGGTCGTTGAGGTAGTCCACTGCAACCTTCTCCATTGTCTCCCCTTTCTCACTTTCTACAAACCCTTCTGCCATCCACAGTCGAATCAAAGTGATGCGCTTGACTGGATAATCCTTAGGGAAAATGCTAAAATACAAGAAACAAGATTTAAGGAAGTGAGGCAAATCATTGTAGCTTAATAACAATATTCTCTTAATAGGCTCTAGTTTAGGATTGTTGGCTAACTCTGCATGGAGATTATCTCGCAATGTCCTCCATTCTAAAACACTACTCTCTTTTTTGGACAGGAGACCTGCTATTGCCATGATTGCAAGAGGCAATCCATCACATATTTTGACAATATCTTGAGAAATATCTTCGAGCTCTGGAGGGCAGGCTCCCCCTGTGGTGGATCGAAAAGCCTTTTTACAAAACAGAGACCAAGCCTTTGCTGGAGGTAGTGGTTGAAGATTGTAGACATGGCCACATGTTTCAATGCATGAGAGACCCACATCCCTAATTCGTGTTGTAACTAGAACTCTACTACCACAATCATTGTCAGGTAATGCATATTTTAAATGATCCCATTCTTGTATGTGCCATAGATCATCTAAAACAACCACGTACCTTTTATCCCGTAGGAAATGGCGAAGTGTCTCTATGAGCTGAATGCCTTCTATTGCATCAATTCTTCCAGGAAATAATTCATTTCTTTCCTTGTAGAATTGATCTATGATGCTTCTCAGGAGCTCGTCAACTGTGAACAATTGTGTCACAGTAATCCAAGCATGACAACTGAACCATCCCTTCACTCTTTCATGGTCGTAGACTTTCCTGACAAGAGTAGTTTTGCCCAAACCACCCATGCCAACTACTGAGATCACCTTCCGCTGGGATTCTCCCTTTATTAACCACCCAATAAGTTCCTCTTTGGGCTTTTCAATGCCCACTAGGTCAGCTTCCTCAATAAAAAGAGCAGCCATGTGACGATCATGCAATCTATTTGTAGCAGCATTAGAAGTTCCATTGTCAGGAAAATTGATAGTATACATATCTTTTCTCTGTGAGATGTTATGGACCTGTATTTTGATTTCTTGTATTGCAGTAGCTATGCGATGGTGAGTACCCAGATTCTTGATGTAGCGAACACCTCTACGAAGGAAGCCAACAAATCCATGCCCATGAGGCCGGTTAAAGTGGATCATGAACTCATCAAGAACATCCTCAATGTCATACGCTATCTCTCGTACTTGATTCACCCACGTTCTCATGCCATGTCCATCTTCTCTAGCATCTGCCTCTCTCAAAAATGATTTTATGCACTCAAGCTCATCTCTGATATCTTTGACTCCTGTGTCTACCCCTCTCAACAATTGTTGTTCTTTCACAAGCAAAGAATCCAACTTCTGGAGTGCAAACTGTAGAGCACTGCCAGCCATTattgtgctctctctctctcagttgCTCTGTCGCTCTCAGTTGTATGTTGGACCAAGCATTTTTTGGGAACCTCTCTTTACAAATCTTCAGACATTTGTGTCTGCATGTCTCTCACCGTGATGTGCATGTAGGTAGCTTCTTCAGTTGTTCTATTTTAGGTTATTGAATAAATTATTCTTAAAAAAGTTATGAAATATACCTTTTTTTTCCTCCCACGTTAGTTGGCATTGGGAAATTGACTTGCTTGTGAGTTTCCTGTCCAAGAAGAATTTCACTCTCTCATGcactaaaaaaatatcatgtgTGATATAATAATTGTCCTTGTAGGGAAGCGATTGCTTTTGTTAATCAGATGAAATAGCTACACAGCATAGAGATCAAAATGCACTATGAAACTCAGATCCATGACCTTTAGAAACCAAAGTCTAGAAAAATCTTGTGGTTGTCATATTATACTAGATTTGCTCCTTGATGTAGGAAATTTGGACACGGAGATACCATCCTGAGAAGCCAGGTAGGGTGAGTTTGGTGCAAAGCAAACCAGTGTTTCACCATGTTGCTTTTCTTGCTTTCCTCccacctgggttttcgatactCTTGCCAGCTCAGGCTTATATCAGCTTAACGATGTGGATAATGAGATGATACAAGTTTGAGGAGTCTTCTTTGAAAGATTACTTTTTTCTTTGAACTGTTGAAACTTGGCTGCTAATGCTAATTAACAAATCTATACAATGATTCCAGAATTTTTTATTTAGGCAAGACCAGTTTTTTAATCCTAAATTATCTCTTTGCTTCTCGAGAATTTCAGGTTGATGCATCAGCTTTGAGTATTTAATGTGCAATGAAGCATCTAATATCAATTAAGCCAATGCATactttcctccaacctgggttttTGATACTCTTGCCAGCTCAGGCTTATATCAGCTTAATGATGTGGATGGTGAGATGATGCCAATGTGAGGAAGCTTACTTGAAAGATTACTTTTTTCTTTGGACGGTTGAAACTTGGTTGCTAATGCTAATTAACAAATCTATACGATGATTGCAGAATTTTTTATTGAGGCAAGACCAGTTTTTTAACCCTACATTATCTCTTTGCTTCTCGAAAGTTTCAGATTTGTGCGTCATCTCTGAGTATTTAATGTGGCAATGAAGCATCTAATATCAATTAAGCCTATTCATACTTTGTTTTTGCATAACCACTCCTACCGGTGGGTCTATATTAATATAAGGCATTCTGACGGCAACCCTCGCAGCTAATCTTTATCTGCTCTAGGTCGTCCATCATTCCTATGTCTGCTTTCGAAAGAAAATGGTATTATCACCTTTCAATAATCGACAGTAATTTAAATGTTGTCCAGAGATGAAAGTTCCTGGTAACTATGAATCCTAGGGCCTTGTCATGGTTGGATATAACTAGTAATTTATCCCATCAAATTCTATGCTATCTCCTCTTGCAGATGACCCCTcggtcttcttttttcttctatttcttttattttttttactctcttTTCCTCTGAATTAACCTTGTTGTTGCATGCAAGTTAGACCTGCCATAATTTGCTTATCAGATGGTGACTGATGGGCAAATGCAAAGAAAGCCAATTTGCGATATTGTGTATTCTGTATATGAAAAAATTGAATCGAGCTTTCATTTGATTTGTTCGACTTTTCATTTTAAGCAATTCCACTTGAGTTTCCAAGATCTTATATGGTCAAGAACTTTGTAACATCAAGCCATGAACCATTCAATGCTTATCAGGGAAGATTTATACTTTTATGAATGTACACGTCCAAATGCATGCATAAGCTACTATGTATATCAGACCATACAGACTGAATTTTCTTACCAAACCTCTACTGAAGTTGACACTTGAAAATCTGGGAATTGCGAACTGCGAACCTTAGAAGCAAATCAATGTGCGCTCTAAATTGCAAATCATAACTTGTTTAACAAAGTGAACTTAGGGATCAGATGTATGTGCTAGTAATTATTTGACCTTGTTTGTCCTGGTACTAACCATTATTTCAAAATGATTGCAACTTATTTCTCGTAGAAGGACGAGAGGAGAGGAGGAATGGAGAGGGGAGAGGATCTGATGCTAAAATATATACTCCATAACTGAAACCGTGATGCCTTTATGTGTCATTTCATTTGTGAAATTCTACACTTTTCATTACGGAACCAGATGATCAGGTTTCTAAGTTTTGGTGCTCAGAAAGTTCATCGGAAAGGTTCTGGGAAAAGGAACGAAACAACCCAATATCCTATCTATGGTCCGATATTAGCAAAATAAATAGAAGGATTGATTTTAGAGTATTTGTAAATTATTTTGCATATTGACTTCTGGGATGCAATTAATACACCAGATAATCTAAGTTTGGCCTAATCTTCTGGTTTTAATTTCATGGAAATAAGTATATTTGGATCACTTCACCGTTATGTGCAGCTCTTTCTTTTTTATTACTATATACTCGACCAAAATGAAATGAAGCAAGCAAGTTGCCACCAACCCTAGTGCCATCAGAATGCATTAATATATTGGAGCTCACCAGTATCCCCCCCTCAACTAGTTATGATCAAAGCCAAGATTAGGCCAAACTTGCTCTGGTAGCTCTCGGTCAGGCAGGATCTTTTCGGATCATACAGTTGTTACATCAAGATTAAGGCCCCTACAGACTATTTCTTTCGGTTATCTTTATAAAAGTTATTTCTTAAAGGCAAGGTAAAATGCCCCTTCCTCTGGGTGATGTTATTCAGCCAGAGACAGCGGTCACATTACATGATGTGAATTATGTTTGGAGGATCCTTTCTCTAAGTGATGATATTTGAGTTTTTGGCAATCATACCATGAAAGTTTTTTGAAGCATTTTGTTGCTTACCAACACACTAGATCAATTTCTTCTGATGTGTACAGCTGAAAACATCAGTTTGTACATATTTTTTTGTTGCTTAAGATTGAGAATGTAGCAGATGATAAGACTATTTTCTTATTCATAGTATAGTGATTGAATGGAATGGCGCAGGAACAGATGTATTGAGCACTGAGCAACCAGTGTTGAACCCACGAAAACAATATCCAGAATGGTACTAACGTCAATTTATTCTGAAGCATTTTATAGGATGATGTGTCTTGGTTTGGTCCCAAGGTGTGATGACCAAGAGGTTGGTGGGTCACAAGGTAGTTGTGATCGAGTTGCCAGTTTGGAAGAATGTTGTTGAAAGTTGCCGGTTATTGGAGTTTTTGATTGTAGATTCTTGTTGTTACCTTAGCAGAAGCAAAGGTTCATCTATCTCATAAACACAGGCTGGAATTTTTCCCTTCGGTTCAGAGGAGCACGCAGCACAGTTTAAATTGTTCGAGTACAAATCAGCCAGTTCATGCACTTTTGTCCAAGGTTTAGACTTGGTGGAGTGGTTGATCAAAAAAGGTCTATTATTCCTTTTTCCCAGTTTGATGTGGCTCCAGTGCAAGATACCAGAGTTTGCTGCTATCTGAAAGCGATAATTTTCCACTAAGGTATCCTTGATTGTTAACAATATAAAGATGGATAACTTCAGTTGTCGTGGTAGGAAATGACAATGGGGACATCTTGGATGTCAATTTGAGCAAAACGTTTCTATTAAACTATGCCTTTTTAGCTTCGAGAGTGTTGGGCCATGAGCATTAATTTGgtccagcaaatgataaaacctTTGTGATGGGCAGAAATGCAAGATAGAAACTCATGAAAACAAATTTCATTGTCAATTGACATTTAGATGGAGATTAAGAAGCCAAAACAGTGCAGATAGCAGCATCTCTGTTTTTCTCTTTTATGTACCCTTTTTTCGTTCTTTTTCAAGCAGGGTGGTTTCTACCCCCCTAaccatttttttttaagaaaaaggggAGCCAAAACAGTTTCAAAGGTTCACAGATGTTTTCACAAGCACCAATCCGACCATCATGGGTATCACTTTTGCCTTCCAAATCCTTccttctttctatcttttttttttttttttgatagaaacggAGAGTTCATACAAATCTTGTGTGAGCACAATCAAAAAGATCAAAAAGTAACAGATCATGAAAAGGCCCCGATATAGTGCCCGGCTGAGTCCATAATATCATTCTAGAATAATTTACTACGTAGGAGGCAATTTAATCAGTAGCACTGTTTGCCTCCCAATCAACATGTTTGATGATCGATAAAGTAGCCCCCTCCAACAACCTGGAGATATTCTCAAGGAGTGGATGTGTAGCACCCACCTATGCATGCCCCCAAGTCCAACCCACTACCATAGCAGAGTTGCCCTCAATGACAAGATGATCAGCTCCCAGAGCCAACATCGCATAAGCGATACTTGCTTAGGCAGCCCATAACTCTACCCCTAATACCATGGTCTCAATCATATGACTCCCCACAATAGCTACTAGCCTCGATTCTAGTCCACAAATAATAATATACACCTCCTTTGCTGTCAATCATGCTACCAtcaaagttgaacttgaaagaagAGTATCCTATAAACCAATCGCATAAGTAatgcgatggaacttttttttGCAAACTTTCaattcatgtaatgatattattcattaattaatgacatgaggcattgattcatcattttagctgcatcttattatgtttaagattataatgaactccatggaTTAGGGTAATATTTTTAGGGCCATGAAGAATTCATACCTGTGAAACCTAAAACTCTAAAATTTTAATCCTAAATATTCATAGTCGTAGAAACATTGaatcagagatcaatattctgaatagactggcacatcctatgtatgctcgatagagaggatggttgatttcacaagccacttgtgtgagacattaatacaaggatgtggatgctcattagggaataagttcactgaattaactcaCTGAcaaagaacatcttatggagccttacttgcatgtcaaaagatgattctcttagtgggagttgtacaagtaatccttcgacctgagaccgccatggaatcttatgc
The DNA window shown above is from Elaeis guineensis isolate ETL-2024a chromosome 8, EG11, whole genome shotgun sequence and carries:
- the LOC105049987 gene encoding disease resistance protein RPM1-like, with protein sequence MAGSALQFALQKLDSLLVKEQQLLRGVDTGVKDIRDELECIKSFLREADAREDGHGMRTWVNQVREIAYDIEDVLDEFMIHFNRPHGHGFVGFLRRGVRYIKNLGTHHRIATAIQEIKIQVHNISQRKDMYTINFPDNGTSNAATNRLHDRHMAALFIEEADLVGIEKPKEELIGWLIKGESQRKVISVVGMGGLGKTTLVRKVYDHERVKGWFSCHAWITVTQLFTVDELLRSIIDQFYKERNELFPGRIDAIEGIQLIETLRHFLRDKRYVVVLDDLWHIQEWDHLKYALPDNDCGSRVLVTTRIRDVGLSCIETCGHVYNLQPLPPAKAWSLFCKKAFRSTTGGACPPELEDISQDIVKICDGLPLAIMAIAGLLSKKESSVLEWRTLRDNLHAELANNPKLEPIKRILLLSYNDLPHFLKSCFLYFSIFPKDYPVKRITLIRLWMAEGFVESEKGETMEKVAVDYLNDLIDRNMVQVAEHYDYGRVRSCRVHDLIHEIILLKSKEENFSTSLFRQKTHMHGRIRRLSIHNTGKDVLQNTSLSHLRALFMIGANALSASSMRNLFYSFRLLKVLDLEGAPIERIQIEFGKLLHLRYLSLRNTRINKLSKSLGKLKNLETLDLKGTYVSELPTKILKLQSLRHLLAYHYYTGRHPPFYHTNGVKVPQGIGRLRDLQKLTYIEANQDSGIVRELGYLTQLRRLGIVKLRTEDGVNLCASIERMNNLRSISVTSIGMDEFLDLQYLKSPPSDLQRLYLRGPLQTLPDWISTLQNLVRMRLRWSKLKEDSLGVLQALPNLVELTLIRAYDGVKLCCQKGGFQKLKILDLEQLDNLNYVILDGAMPNLQKMYIRHCVQLKVVPLGIEQLINLKELHLFDMPEAFVQRLRRQGGADRLKAKHIPIVRSYDHEDQVYEEL